One genomic region from Onychostoma macrolepis isolate SWU-2019 chromosome 23, ASM1243209v1, whole genome shotgun sequence encodes:
- the LOC131532264 gene encoding chemokine XC receptor 1-like produces MTDESIKYDYVTDYEDQMCRKEEVVKIGSIVIPIFFTAVVVLSCIGNILVLVILALYESLKSLTNVFILNLAVSDLLFTFGLPFWASYYIWGWTFGEVGCKAVKFFFYVGFYSSVLFLTLMTIQRYMAVVHPLSDWERCRGLSVSPFIVWILSGTVALLGSLHSKVMTESDSKFCEYGSVEWKSGIAYFQNAFFFIAFVIMGYCYGRMLRAISKSRTNKRHKTVRLIFCIALVFFIGWAPYNIVMFLKSLTFHPFTDCEVSIRLDYAYYACRMLAFSHCCLNPVFYVFVGVKFRNHLKMILQKFIQKKKNFNFSQAALAKNQSQGSMY; encoded by the coding sequence ATGACTGATGAGAGCATAAAATACGACTATGTCACAGACTATGAAGACCAGATGTGTCGCAAAGAGGAGGTGGTAAAAATCGGATCCATTGTTATTCCAATTTTTTTCACAGCAGTGGTTGTATTGAGCTGCATCGGTAACATCCTCGTTCTGGTAATCCTCGCGCTCTATGAGAGCCTCAAATCCCTGACTAATGTCTTCATCCTCAATTTAGCTGTGTCAGATCTGCTGTTCACTTTTGGACTTCCATTTTGGGCCTCGTACTATATCTGGGGTTGGACATTTGGAGAGGTTGGCTGTAAAGCCGTTAAGTTTTTCTTCTATGTCGGCTTTTACAGCAGCGTGTTGTTCTTGACTCTGATGACCATTCAGCGTTACATGGCAGTGGTTCATCCTCTGTCCGACTGGGAGAGATGCAGAGGCCTTTCAGTCTCTCCTTTTATCGTTTGGATCCTGAGTGGAACGGTTGCACTGCTCGGTTCACTTCATAGCAAAGTCATGACAGAATCTGACAGCAAATTTTGTGAATATGGCAGTGTTGAATGGAAATCGGGCATTGcttattttcaaaatgcttttttcttcattgcatttgtaattATGGGTTATTGCTATGGCAGAATGCTTCGAGCTATTTCAAAATCACGGACTAATAAGAGACACAAGACTGTTAGACTAATATTCTGCATCGCACTGGTGTTTTTTATCGGTTGGGCTCCATATAACATTGTCATGTTCCTAAAATCTTTGACCTTCCATCCATTCACAGACTGTGAAGTAAGCATAAGACTCGACTATGCATATTATGCTTGCCGAATGTTAGCTTTCTCCCACTGTTGCTTGAACcctgtgttttatgtttttgttggcGTAAAGTTCAGGAATCATCTAAAAATGATTCTGCAGaagttcattcaaaaaaaaaaaaacttcaatttCAGTCAAGCCGCACTGGCAAAAAATCAGTCGCAGGGTTCAATGTACTAA
- the LOC131532506 gene encoding chemokine XC receptor 1-like has product MTDENTTYYYDPYYEDQLCRKEVGVKDASVPLLFTAVVVWSCICDILVLVILALYKSLRCLTNVFILNLSVSDLLFTSGLPFWATYYTSGWVFGEVGCKAVKFLFYVGFYSSVLFLTLMTVQRYMEVVHPLSDWERCRGLSVSPFIVWILSGTVALLGSLHSKVMTESGSLYCEYGSLEWKSSIAYFQNAFFIIAFVIMGYCYARMLLTIIKSQTNTRHKTVRLTFFIVLVFFIGWAPYNIVMFLKSFTTEPFTNCEVKKRLDYAEYYACRILAVTRCYINTIVFLVFVDARFHNSLRAIPRRFHEKI; this is encoded by the coding sequence ATGACTGATGAGAATACAACATACTACTATGACCCATACTATGAAGACCAGCTGTGTCGTAAAGAGGTGGGGGTGAAAGACGCATCCGTTCCACTCCTTTTCACAGCAGTGGTTGTGTGGAGCTGCATCTGTGACATCCTCGTTCTGGTCATCCTTGCACTCTACAAAAGCCTCAGATGCCTGACCAATGTCTTCATCCTCAATTTATCTGTGTCAGATCTGCTGTTCACTTCTGGACTGCCATTTTGGGCCACATATTACACCTCTGGTTGGGTATTTGGAGAGGTTGGCTGTAAAGCCGTTAAGTTTCTCTTCTATGTTGGCTTTTACAGCAGCGTGTTGTTCTTGACTCTGATGACCGTTCAGCGTTACATGGAGGTGGTTCATCCTCTGTCCGACTGGGAGAGATGCAGAGGCCTTTCAGTCTCTCCTTTCATCGTTTGGATCCTGAGTGGAACGGTTGCACTGCTCGGTTCACTTCATAGCAAAGTCATGACAGAATCTGGCAGCCTATACTGTGAATATGGCAGTCTTGAATGGAAATCTAGCATTGcttattttcaaaatgctttttttatcATTGCATTTGTAATCATGGGTTACTGCTATGCCAGAATGCTTCTCACTATTATAAAATCACAGACTAATACGAGACACAAGACTGTTAGACTAACCTTTTTTATCGTGCTGGTGTTTTTTATCGGTTGGGCTCCATATAACATTGTCATGTTCTTAAAATCTTTTACCACAGAGCCGTTCACAAACTGTGAAGTAAAAAAAAGGCTGGACTATGCTGAATATTATGCATGCCGAATTTTAGCTGTTACACGCTGTTACATAAACACTattgtgtttttagtttttgtagATGCAAGGTTCCATAATAGTTTACGAGCAATTCCAAGAAGGTTTCATGAAAAGATTTAA
- the LOC131532572 gene encoding chemokine XC receptor 1-like yields MTDENTTYDYVIDYEDRLCRKEVGVRDASIPLLFISVVVLSCICDILVLVFLALYEKLRSLTSVFFLNLAVSNLLFTFGLLFHASYYWGWTFGEVGCKAVKFLFYVGFYSSVLFLTLMTVQRYMEVVHPLSDWERCRGLSVSPFIVWILSGTVSLLGSLHSKVMIESDSKYCEYGNVEWKSGIAYFQSAFFFIVFITMFFCYGKIHQMITKSQTNKRHKSVRLTFFIVLVFFIGWAPYNIVMFLKSLTFHPFTDCEVSIRLDYAEYYACRILAVTQCYVHTVAFLVFVDGRFRNSL; encoded by the coding sequence ATGACTGATGAGAATACAACATACGACTATGTCATAGACTATGAAGACCGGTTGTGTCGTAAAGAGGTGGGGGTGAGAGACGCATCTATTCCACTCCTTTTCATCTCAGTGGTTGTGCTGAGCTGCATCTGTGACATCCTCGTTCTGGTTTTCCTTGCACTCTACGAGAAACTCAGATCCCTGACCagtgtttttttcctcaatTTAGCTGTGTCAAATCTGCTGTTCACTTTTGGACTTCTGTTTCATGCCTCATACTACTGGGGTTGGACATTTGGAGAGGTTGGCTGTAAAGCTGTTAAGTTTCTCTTCTATGTCGGCTTTTACAGCAGCGTGTTGTTCTTGACTCTGATGACCGTTCAGCGTTACATGGAGGTGGTTCATCCTCTGTCCGACTGGGAGAGATGCAGAGGCCTTTCAGTCTCTCCTTTCATCGTTTGGATCCTGAGTGGAACGGTTTCACTGCTCGGTTCACTTCATAGCAAAGTCATGATAGAATCTGACagtaaatattgtgaatatgGCAATGTTGAATGGAAATCTGGCATTGCTTATTTTCAAAGTGcttttttcttcattgttttcataaccatgtttttttgctATGGCAAAATACATCAGATGATCACAAAATCACAGACTAATAAGAGACACAAGAGTGTTAGACTAACCTTTTTTATCGTGCTGGTGTTTTTTATCGGTTGGGCTCCATATAACATTGTCATGTTCTTAAAATCTTTGACCTTCCATCCATTCACAGACTGTGAAGTAAGCATAAGACTCGACTATGCTGAATATTATGCATGCCGGATTTTAGCTGTTACACAGTGTTATGTGCACACTGTTGCGTTTTTAGTTTTTGTAGATGGAAGGTTCCGTAATAGTTTATGA
- the LOC131532479 gene encoding chemokine XC receptor 1-like: MTDENTTYYYDPYYEDQLCRKEVGVKDASVPLLFTAVVVWSCIGNILVLVILALYKSLRCLTNVFILNLSVSDLLFTSGLPFWATYYTSGWVFGEVGCKAVKFLFYVGFYSSVLFLTLMTVQCYMEVVHPLSDWERCRCLSVSPFIVWILSGTVALLGSLHSKVMTESGSLYCEYGSVEWKSSIAYFQNAFFIIAFVIMGYCYARMLLTIIKSQTNTRHKTVRLTFFIVLVFFIGWAPYNIVMFLKSFTTEPFTNCEVKKRLDYAEYYACRILAVTRCYINTIVFLVFVDARFHNSLRAIPRRFHEKI, encoded by the coding sequence ATGACTGATGAGAATACAACATACTACTATGACCCATACTATGAAGACCAGCTGTGTCGTAAAGAGGTGGGGGTGAAAGACGCATCCGTTCCACTCCTTTTCACAGCAGTGGTTGTGTGGAGCTGCATCGGTAACATCCTCGTTCTGGTCATCCTTGCACTCTACAAAAGCCTTAGATGCCTGACCAACGTCTTCATCCTCAATTTATCTGTGTCAGATCTGCTGTTCACTTCTGGACTGCCATTTTGGGCCACATATTACACCTCTGGTTGGGTATTTGGAGAGGTTGGCTGTAAAGCCGTTAAGTTTCTCTTCTATGTCGGCTTTTACAGCAGCGTGTTGTTCTTGACTCTGATGACCGTTCAGTGTTACATGGAGGTGGTTCATCCTCTGTCCGACTGGGAGAGATGCAGATGCCTTTCAGTCTCTCCTTTCATCGTTTGGATCCTGAGTGGAACGGTTGCACTGCTCGGTTCACTTCATAGCAAAGTCATGACAGAATCTGGCAGCCTATACTGTGAATATGGCAGTGTTGAATGGAAATCTAGCATTGcttattttcaaaatgctttttttatcATTGCATTTGTAATCATGGGTTACTGCTATGCCAGAATGCTTCTCACTATTATAAAATCACAGACTAATACGAGACACAAGACTGTTAGACTAACCTTTTTTATCGTGCTGGTGTTTTTTATCGGTTGGGCTCCATATAACATTGTCATGTTCTTAAAATCTTTTACCACAGAGCCGTTCACAAACTGTGAAGTAAAAAAAAGGCTGGACTATGCTGAATATTATGCATGCCGAATTTTAGCTGTTACACGCTGTTACATAAACACTattgtgtttttagtttttgtagATGCAAGGTTCCATAATAGTTTACGAGCAATTCCAAGAAGGTTTCATGAAAAGATTTAA